Genomic DNA from Candidatus Binatia bacterium:
CTTTATCGCGGCAAAACGATCGCCGAACGGAAAGAGATCGCCGGCTTGGAGCCGAAGCGTGCCGACGTGATTCTCGCCGGCGCGCTCGCGATCGAAAGAATCATGAGACTCTTCGGCATCGATGAAGTCATCGTGAGCGATCAGGGCATCCGCTACGGACTGCTGTACGAAAGAATAGCTCACAGCCATCAGCGGTCAGCCATCAGCAAAAAGAATAATTAGATCTTTAGAGCTGATCGCTTCTTGGCTGATCGCTTTTTCTTTTTTTTGTTGACATTTTCCGTTGAATTCGGAATTATGACGTTCGGTTTTCAAAAACACACAACAAGATTGAATCCAACGTAATCAACAACGGCAAGATCGGGAGGAGGAAGGATCATGACTAAGGGTGACCTCGTCAACGCGGTGGCCAAGGCGGCGGGTCTCAACAAGACGACCGCGGGCGATGCGGTGGACGCCATTTTCGAAAATCTCGCGCGGGCGATCAGGAAAGACAGGCGCTTTCAAGTCCCGGGCTTCGGGACTTTCACGGTACGCTCGCGCAAAGCGAGGAAAGGGAGAAACCCTCAAACGGGCGATGAGATTTCCATCAAAGCGAGCCGAACGGTGGGTTTCAAGCCCGCGCCGGACTTGAAGAAAGGATTATAGCCTCGGCGGTGATCCGATCGCGGGCCACCACGTCGTCGTGGTGGCCTTTTTTATTTCGGCGCGATGGCATACAATAACCGGAAATTATTCTTTGGAATCTTATGGCGTTACAAGGCAAAAGAATCTGGCTCGACGGCGAGATGGTGAACTGGGACGAGGCGAAGGTTCACGTTCTCGTCCACGCGCTCCACTACGGCACCGGTTATTTCGAGGGAATTCGCTGCTACGCGCTGGAAGACGGCCGCTCGGCGGTGTTCCGCCTCGACGAGCACGTGCGGAGATTTTTCGACTCGGGCAAGATTCTGGGCTTTCCGCTGCCGCGCCCGTTCGGCGAGATCAAGAACGCGATACTCGACGTCGTCAGGGCCAACGGGCTCAAAGAATGTTACATACGCCCTCTTGCCTTCCTCGGACTGGGGGAGCTGGGTCTTTACGCGCCCGACAATCCGATTCAGATCGCGATCGCGGCGTGGTCCTGGGGCGCCTACCTGGGCGACGAAGGGATCAAAAACGGCATTCGCGCCAAGGTCTCGTCTTACACGCGCCATCATCCGAACGTGATGATGACCAAGAGCAAAGTGTCGGGCAACTATATCAACTCGGTCCTGGCCAAAACCGAGGTCAAGAAGGCCGGTTACGACGAGGCGATCATGCTCGACCCCGACGGCTACGTCGCCGAAGCCAGCGGGGAAAATATATTTATCGTGCGGGACGGGCGCATCAAAACCACGCCGCTCACGTCGATCTTGCCCGGCATCACGCGCGATTCGGTGCTGACGGTCGCGCGCGGCAAGGGCTACGCCGTTCAGGAAGAGCGCTTCACGCGCGACGAGCTGTATACCGCCGACGAGGCCTTTTTCACCGGCACCGCGGCCGAGCTGACGCCGATCCGCGAGGTGGACAACCGCAAAGTCGGCGAGCGCTGCCCGGGTCCGGTGACGCAGGACCTGCAAAAGACTTTCTTCGACATCATCAAGGGGAAAGACAGCAAGTACTCCAAGTGGCTCACCTACCTATGAAAAGGATGAAGGCGGAAGGCGGAAAGATGAAATTGGATCGGAAGGCCCACCTCATTTTATCCTTCATCCTTCATCCTTCATCCCTCATCCTTGCTTCTCGTGATCCCCGCTAAAACCGATCGCCTCGGTTGGCTGCTTTACGATTTCGCCAACAACTCGTTTTCCGTGATGATCGTCACCTTCGTTTATCCGGTTTACTTCAAGAGCGTGATATGTGCCGGGTTGGGGAATCT
This window encodes:
- a CDS encoding HU family DNA-binding protein; translation: MTKGDLVNAVAKAAGLNKTTAGDAVDAIFENLARAIRKDRRFQVPGFGTFTVRSRKARKGRNPQTGDEISIKASRTVGFKPAPDLKKGL
- a CDS encoding branched-chain amino acid transaminase, whose protein sequence is MALQGKRIWLDGEMVNWDEAKVHVLVHALHYGTGYFEGIRCYALEDGRSAVFRLDEHVRRFFDSGKILGFPLPRPFGEIKNAILDVVRANGLKECYIRPLAFLGLGELGLYAPDNPIQIAIAAWSWGAYLGDEGIKNGIRAKVSSYTRHHPNVMMTKSKVSGNYINSVLAKTEVKKAGYDEAIMLDPDGYVAEASGENIFIVRDGRIKTTPLTSILPGITRDSVLTVARGKGYAVQEERFTRDELYTADEAFFTGTAAELTPIREVDNRKVGERCPGPVTQDLQKTFFDIIKGKDSKYSKWLTYL